Part of the Stieleria sp. JC731 genome, GTGAACAGCTAACAAATGACACGCGAGATCAGATGGGCCGAATCCAGGAACTTTATAGTGCAAAGGGCGATGACCACCCGGGGAACAGATGAATCACCCAGCGGTCCATCTACCCGCGCGAACGGTACGGATCACGTGGTCGCCGCGAACGATCAACCACTTCAAGAAACTCAACTCGGCGACTCACGTGCATCCGCTGGTTCCCCGCTGCCTCGGAAGCCCGTTGTGAATCAACGCAGCCTCTGGGCAAAATTCCCCCACTGCGTCAAGCACCGCGTGTCCGTCACCGAAGAAAGTGTCTTCGCATTCTATCAACTGTTGATCGCGAGTCTCTATAAAGATTCGATTTGAATCAAGGTTGTCCCGGAACTCGATTGAGACCAAATCAGCCAGATTAAGTTTCGTCGAGCGTGGTGTGAGCCCTGTGCACCACCAATGAATAAAATCGGTGGTGATTGTAACTCCAGCGCAATCACCACGACGAACTCCCAGAAAACCCAGAGCCGCCACACCCCCAAAAAAAGCGACAGAATAAGGACTTGCGGTTTTTGCATCAACGCGGCAACCAGCACGGTACCCAGGGCGATTACCAAAAGTCCCAGGTAAACAACGATGTATCGTGGAGAATCGAAGCGTCGAACAAACGTGAATTCGTTTTTCATTTCAGTCGGGGAACGTCGCGGTTCACTGGGCTAACGGCGTTTGACGTCCAAATGTCAAACCACGTCGACGTTAGTTTCGGTGCAACCGCTTGGTTCTAGGGGTACGGCGATCATTGCAAGGACGTGGGTCTTGATGCGATCGAACGTGAATTCTAAAACCAATATCAGTCAGACGCAAAGATCTGACCGCAGAGCCAAGCTATCTGTATGACTGCGATCCAACGCAGACACATCGAACAAATTACCACGGCGGTACGCCGTAGTCTTCCGCCGGAGTAGCTAATTCCAGCGGGTTGGTTCACTTCTCTATCCTTCGAAGTGAACCGCGACGTCCTAGTGGCAAGGAAGCCACTAGAACGGTAGGGTTCAGCGGGGCCGCGCGAGCGACTCACCACTTTAAAAACGTCAACTCGCGGCCTCCGTTGCAACCCATGGTTACCCCAGTCCCGATCTCAGCTAGTCCACCCAAGCGTCAATCTCATCTTCAGTGGAAACCGTTGCGGTCACGCCATGGTCTGTAAACATCCCGTCAGCGTGAAACCCCAAGGTCACGAATTGTTCGGAATCTATCGCCAACGAGCACAATGATAATCGATCGGAAAATCTGCCGGCATCCAATGGGCCTTCGTCGCTCTCGTCCAGTTTCCGCCATTCTTTGTTGTAAAGGTCCAATAGATTGTCCGTGATTCGTGCGAGAATAGTTGATCTGCGTTGTGGCCATTCGTCTGTAATCTGCTTGGCACGGTCAATAGATGCTTGATTCGGTGCTTCTGGAGCTGAATCAAGGAAGAGGTCCACGGTATCGCCTGTTTCTGGTAGCTCGAAAGATCCCTCAAACCATGAGTATTCATCACGAAAAATGAGACGACCAAATCGGGAATCTTGGAACTCGACGGGTTGTGAATCGTCGCAGGCAGGGAAGATGTCTCCGATCAGTTCGACGATTTGGTCCAGCAACGAATCCGTCGCGTCTTCGTCGACGAAGGTCACCGTGACAGTCACGTTGTTTTCGGCAAAGGAAACCTCGGTGGTTAAGCATGGCAGTTTCTCGATGGCAGCTTGGAGCTTTGGGATTCCGTTCGCAGCATCCTCTTCGGAAACCTCAGCATGTAGCGTCAGGACTTGATGGTCAGGCAATAGATACTCCGATGGGGTAACGGTAGCCGTCACCGAGGTCGGGCGGTGGACTGACCACTTTTATAAAACACGACTCCCGACCTTCGCGTGCACGGCATGGTTCGCGAGGTACACACGACCACGGCCTGCACTACATCGCTGTCGACCAGTCTACCCAATTGGAATGGCCAAGGGGAACGAGCATTGATATTTCGGCTGGCGCATAGCGAGTTTGAACTGCTATCTCGGAGCTGAAATCAAACCTTCACGTCAAATGCGATTGATTGGAAACTGATGTCTCAAGAAATCAATTGGGCCGAATTCACGAGCAACTATCAAACGACAAACTCAGTTGCGTCGATCAGCTAGCACTTGTCACGTGAAATCAGATGGGCCGAAATAAAACGCCTGGAACGAAGAAGGGCGATGACCATGTTGACTAGAGATGAGTCATCAAGCAGTCACAGCTACCCGCGCGAACGGTAGCGATCACCGAGTTGGCGCGATAGAGATGAAACTAAAACCCAAAAGTCATCGACTCGCCAACTTCGGTGCATCGCATTGTTATCCCCATTTTATTTCGTTAAACGCCATTGTCCCAAACGTATTGAAATCCATTGCGTAGCTCCATAAAGCGAAACGCATCATGTCGCTGCGTCGGTAGGTTTTCCCAAAACCATTATCGAGAATTTCATCCC contains:
- a CDS encoding DUF2262 domain-containing protein, translating into MTATVTPSEYLLPDHQVLTLHAEVSEEDAANGIPKLQAAIEKLPCLTTEVSFAENNVTVTVTFVDEDATDSLLDQIVELIGDIFPACDDSQPVEFQDSRFGRLIFRDEYSWFEGSFELPETGDTVDLFLDSAPEAPNQASIDRAKQITDEWPQRRSTILARITDNLLDLYNKEWRKLDESDEGPLDAGRFSDRLSLCSLAIDSEQFVTLGFHADGMFTDHGVTATVSTEDEIDAWVD